A section of the Choristoneura fumiferana chromosome 5, NRCan_CFum_1, whole genome shotgun sequence genome encodes:
- the LOC141428213 gene encoding voltage-gated delayed rectifier potassium channel KCNH8-like isoform X5, translated as MWLTECASARRGGMPVRKGLLAPQNTFLDTIATRFDGTHSNFVLGNAQVPAYPIVYCSDGFCDLTGWARAHIMQKGCACKFLHGVDTSAEHRAEIDAALDSKHELKLELIFYKKNGSPFWCLLDIVPIKNEKREVVLFLASFKDITNTKMAAMTTNEEFDSAALLGARFRAESSCLLPDPNGNLDPEAPSPANMGRRRSRAVLYQLSGHYKPEKTKSKIKLNNNLLHSSDPPLPEYKTSAIKKSKFIISHYGVFKTFWDWLILIATFYVAVVVPYNASFVDEGHPRISVTSDVVVEALFIVDIVLNFRTTFVSKKGEVVSDSKLIALNYIRSWFVVDLLAALPFDLLYASDVYSGAESTHGNVHLVKLTRLLRLARLLQKMDRYSQYSALILTLLMLSFSLVAHWLACIWFIIAEKEIENHKNETWDLGWIHNLAERLKMPVPNISHSESYVTALYFTCSSLTSVGFGNVSANTLPEKVFSILTMLIGALMHAVVFGNVTAIIQRMYSRRSMYQSKWRDLKDFLIINQVPKELKQRMQDYFQTMWSLNHGIDIHETLKEFPEELRGDVSLHLHREILSLPIFESASQGCLKLLSLHIRNNFCAPGEYLVHKGDALTYIYYICNGSMEVMQNEMVVAILGKGDLVGCDMNTHLHAYNSGQSQNNNQDSVIVKSSSDVKALTYCDLKCINMHGLAEVLRLYPEYQQEFIQDIHHDLTYNLREGYEAEQEMDGNEHPSLTLPSISEDDENNAEESVSPKKPTTIATNSPRHLKFRPESQRLTHRELRERIERQRSVATPKITTADSLEGLNLEVYNTRSSVDRLDTQVSSLHHDVATLSMEVRNAIQALQEMTAAPPAGWHAAHSNPNLQWNTPPNQLARSCSHPPDVFCWDQQERPITPDRPKVHRSTQTEPFLHSVTQYIIEHPATVMLLLGLEPMTSLAPVLPPGVEYYDTRGRRPSTLEQIIESENGSQTPSSTGSDKFEHNRSLSESVKDLDIQPEIKRLDRPEVKISNMKRNRYSASDLCEETERLLSNKTSLPSTRSLKFNINT; from the exons GTGGCTGACCGAGTGCgcgagcgcgcggcgcgggGGGATGCCCGTGCGCAAGGGGCTGCTCGCGCCCCAAAACACCTTCCTCGACACCATCGCCACACGCTTCGATGGCACAC ACAGCAACTTCGTGTTGGGCAACGCGCAAGTCCCGGCTTACCCGATCGTGTACTGCTCGGACGGGTTCTGCGACCTCACGGGGTGGGCGCGCGCGCACATCATGCAGAAAGGCTGCGCTTGCAAGTTCCTCCACGGCGTCGACACTAGCGCCGAACATCGAGCTGAGATCGACGCCGCGCTCGATTCCAAACATGAACTCAAACTCGAACTCATCTTTTATAAGAAAAATG GTTCTCCCTTTTGGTGTTTGCTCGACATTGTCCCAATTAAGAATGAGAAACGCGAAGTGGTTTTATTCCTCGCTTCGTTCAAGGACATCACCAATACCAAGATGGCCGCCATGACCACTAATGAGGAATTCGACAGCG CGGCACTCTTGGGCGCCCGGTTCCGAGCTGAATCTAGTTGCCTACTTCCAGACCCGAATGGCAATTTGGACCCGGAAGCGCCTTCGCCCGCCAACATGGGCAGGCGCCGGTCTAGAGCGGTACTTTATCAGCTTTCAGGACATTATAAACCGGAAAAAACGAAGAGTAAAATAAAACTCAACAAT AACCTTCTTCACTCATCCGACCCGCCGCTGCCGGAATACAAAACGTCGGCGATCAAAAAGTCAAAATTTATAATATCGCATTATGGTGTCTTCAAAACATTCTGGGATTGGTTGATCCTTATAGCCACTTTCTATGTCGCGGTCGTGGTGCCTTACAACGCCAGCTTCGTTGACGAAGGTCACCCCAGGATCAGCGTGACGAGTGACGTCGTGGTCGAAGCTTTATTTATTGTCG ATATAGTTCTTAATTTCCGAACAACGTTTGTAAGCAAAAAAGGAGAGGTTGTGTCGGATTCTAAGTTAATAGCCCTTAATTACATTAGATCGTGGTTCGTCGTGGATCTCCTTGCAGCGCTCCCGTTCGACCTACTTTATGCGTCCGACGTGTACAGCGGCGCG GAATCAACTCACGGGAACGTACATTTAGTGAAATTAACGCGGTTGCTCCGGCTGGCTCGGCTGCTGCAAAAGATGGACCGCTACTCGCAGTACTCGGCGCTCATATTGACGCTGTTAATGCTCTCTTTCTCGCTGGTAGCGCACTGGCTTGCCTGCATCTGGTTCATAATAGCGGAGAAAGAAATTGAAAATCACAAAAACGAGACCTGGGATTTAG GTTGGATACACAACTTAGCGGAGCGGCTTAAAATGCCGGTGCCGAACATTTCCCACAGCGAGAGCTATGTCACCGCGCTGTACTTCACCTGCTCCTCACTCACCAGTGTCGGCTTTGGCAACGTGTCTGCCAACACTCTGCCAGAAAAAGTCTTCAGCATTCTCACCATGCTCATTGGAG CACTAATGCATGCCGTTGTATTCGGTAACGTGACGGCTATTATCCAAAGAATGTACTCGCGACGTTCCATGTACCAGAGCAAGTGGCGCGACCTGAAAGACTTCCTCATAATCAATCAAGTGCCGAAGGAATTGAAACAACGCATGCAAGACTACTTCCAAACGATGTGGTCGCTCAACCACGGCATTGACATTCACGAG acgcTAAAGGAATTTCCTGAGGAGTTGAGAGGCGACGTTTCATTACATTTGCACCGAGAAATCTTATCGCTTCCAATTTTCGAGTCGGCATCCCAGGGCTGCTTGAAGTTACTGTCGCTGCATATTCGCAACAACTTTTGCGCTCCCGGGGAATACCTCGTTCACAAAGGGGACGCACTCACGTATATTTACTACATTTGCAACGGGTCGATGGAAGTCATGCAAAATGAAATGGTCGTTGCTATTCTCG GTAAGGGAGATTTGGTGGGCTGTgatatgaacacacatttgcaCGCATACAACTCGGGGCAGTCGCAGAATAACAATCAGGACTCGGTCATCGTAAAATCAAGCAGTGACGTAAAG GCGCTTACTTATTGTGATTTAAAATGTATCAATATGCACGGTCTGGCGGAAGTTTTGCGTTTATATCCTGAGTACCAACAAGAGTTTATTCAAGACATACACCACGACCTGACGTACAACCTGAGAGAGGGTTATGAAGCAGAGCAGGAGATGGACGGGAATGAACACCCATCGCTGACGCTGCCGTCAATATCGGAGGACGACGAAAATAACGCAGAAGAAAGCGTCTCCCCTAAAAAACCTACTACCATTGCCACAAACAGTCCTCGACATCTCAAGTTCag GCCGGAAAGCCAGCGTCTCACGCACAGAGAGCTGCGGGAGAGAATAGAAAGACAGCGATCCGTTGCAACGCCTAAAATTACGACAGCCGATTCATTGGAGGGATTAAATTTAGAAGTGTACAACACGCGGTCTTCTGTAGATAGACTCGACACACAGGTATCGAGCTTGCACCATGACGTCGCCACGCTCAGTATGGAG GTAAGGAATGCCATACAAGCATTGCAGGAAATGACGGCGGCGCCACCTGCCGGTTGGCACGCAGCCCATTCCAATCCAAATCTTCAGTGGAATACTCCGCCTAACCAGCTCGCCCGCAGTTGCAGTCATCCTCCTGATGTGTTCTGTTGGGATCAG CAGGAGCGACCTATTACGCCTGATCGTCCAAAAGTACACCGAAGCACGCAGACGGAGCCTTTCCTTCATTCTGTCACGCAGTATATCATAGAACATCCGGCAACGGTGATGCTGCTATTGGGTCTAGAGCCGATGACCAGCCTCGCGCCGGTGCTGCCGCCCGGGGTCGAATACTACGACACGAGGGGTCGCCGGCCAAGTACGCTGGAACAAATCATAGAGTCAGAGAACGGTAGTCAGACACCTTCAAGCACAGGAAGTGACAAGTTCGAACACAACAGAAGTCTCAGCGAAAGCGTCAAAGACCTTGACATACAGCCAGAGATCAAAAGACTGGATAGGCCGGAagtaaaaatttcaaatatgAAAAGAAATAGGTACTCCGCTAGTGATTTGTGCGAGGAGACCGAGCGGCTGCTGTCAAACAAGACGTCCCTCCCCAGCACGCGTAGCCTTAAGTTTAATATTAACACTTAA
- the LOC141428213 gene encoding voltage-gated delayed rectifier potassium channel KCNH8-like isoform X4, translating to MWLTECASARRGGMPVRKGLLAPQNTFLDTIATRFDGTHSNFVLGNAQVPAYPIVYCSDGFCDLTGWARAHIMQKGCACKFLHGVDTSAEHRAEIDAALDSKHELKLELIFYKKNGSPFWCLLDIVPIKNEKREVVLFLASFKDITNTKMAAMTTNEEFDSAALLGARFRAESSCLLPDPNGNLDPEAPSPANMGRRRSRAVLYQLSGHYKPEKTKSKIKLNNVSKNLLHSSDPPLPEYKTSAIKKSKFIISHYGVFKTFWDWLILIATFYVAVVVPYNASFVDEGHPRISVTSDVVVEALFIVDIVLNFRTTFVSKKGEVVSDSKLIALNYIRSWFVVDLLAALPFDLLYASDVYSGAESTHGNVHLVKLTRLLRLARLLQKMDRYSQYSALILTLLMLSFSLVAHWLACIWFIIAEKEIENHKNETWDLGWIHNLAERLKMPVPNISHSESYVTALYFTCSSLTSVGFGNVSANTLPEKVFSILTMLIGALMHAVVFGNVTAIIQRMYSRRSMYQSKWRDLKDFLIINQVPKELKQRMQDYFQTMWSLNHGIDIHETLKEFPEELRGDVSLHLHREILSLPIFESASQGCLKLLSLHIRNNFCAPGEYLVHKGDALTYIYYICNGSMEVMQNEMVVAILGKGDLVGCDMNTHLHAYNSGQSQNNNQDSVIVKSSSDVKALTYCDLKCINMHGLAEVLRLYPEYQQEFIQDIHHDLTYNLREGYEAEQEMDGNEHPSLTLPSISEDDENNAEESVSPKKPTTIATNSPRHLKFRPESQRLTHRELRERIERQRSVATPKITTADSLEGLNLEVYNTRSSVDRLDTQVSSLHHDVATLSMEVRNAIQALQEMTAAPPAGWHAAHSNPNLQWNTPPNQLARSCSHPPDVFCWDQQERPITPDRPKVHRSTQTEPFLHSVTQYIIEHPATVMLLLGLEPMTSLAPVLPPGVEYYDTRGRRPSTLEQIIESENGSQTPSSTGSDKFEHNRSLSESVKDLDIQPEIKRLDRPEVKISNMKRNRYSASDLCEETERLLSNKTSLPSTRSLKFNINT from the exons GTGGCTGACCGAGTGCgcgagcgcgcggcgcgggGGGATGCCCGTGCGCAAGGGGCTGCTCGCGCCCCAAAACACCTTCCTCGACACCATCGCCACACGCTTCGATGGCACAC ACAGCAACTTCGTGTTGGGCAACGCGCAAGTCCCGGCTTACCCGATCGTGTACTGCTCGGACGGGTTCTGCGACCTCACGGGGTGGGCGCGCGCGCACATCATGCAGAAAGGCTGCGCTTGCAAGTTCCTCCACGGCGTCGACACTAGCGCCGAACATCGAGCTGAGATCGACGCCGCGCTCGATTCCAAACATGAACTCAAACTCGAACTCATCTTTTATAAGAAAAATG GTTCTCCCTTTTGGTGTTTGCTCGACATTGTCCCAATTAAGAATGAGAAACGCGAAGTGGTTTTATTCCTCGCTTCGTTCAAGGACATCACCAATACCAAGATGGCCGCCATGACCACTAATGAGGAATTCGACAGCG CGGCACTCTTGGGCGCCCGGTTCCGAGCTGAATCTAGTTGCCTACTTCCAGACCCGAATGGCAATTTGGACCCGGAAGCGCCTTCGCCCGCCAACATGGGCAGGCGCCGGTCTAGAGCGGTACTTTATCAGCTTTCAGGACATTATAAACCGGAAAAAACGAAGAGTAAAATAAAACTCAACAATGTTAGTAAG AACCTTCTTCACTCATCCGACCCGCCGCTGCCGGAATACAAAACGTCGGCGATCAAAAAGTCAAAATTTATAATATCGCATTATGGTGTCTTCAAAACATTCTGGGATTGGTTGATCCTTATAGCCACTTTCTATGTCGCGGTCGTGGTGCCTTACAACGCCAGCTTCGTTGACGAAGGTCACCCCAGGATCAGCGTGACGAGTGACGTCGTGGTCGAAGCTTTATTTATTGTCG ATATAGTTCTTAATTTCCGAACAACGTTTGTAAGCAAAAAAGGAGAGGTTGTGTCGGATTCTAAGTTAATAGCCCTTAATTACATTAGATCGTGGTTCGTCGTGGATCTCCTTGCAGCGCTCCCGTTCGACCTACTTTATGCGTCCGACGTGTACAGCGGCGCG GAATCAACTCACGGGAACGTACATTTAGTGAAATTAACGCGGTTGCTCCGGCTGGCTCGGCTGCTGCAAAAGATGGACCGCTACTCGCAGTACTCGGCGCTCATATTGACGCTGTTAATGCTCTCTTTCTCGCTGGTAGCGCACTGGCTTGCCTGCATCTGGTTCATAATAGCGGAGAAAGAAATTGAAAATCACAAAAACGAGACCTGGGATTTAG GTTGGATACACAACTTAGCGGAGCGGCTTAAAATGCCGGTGCCGAACATTTCCCACAGCGAGAGCTATGTCACCGCGCTGTACTTCACCTGCTCCTCACTCACCAGTGTCGGCTTTGGCAACGTGTCTGCCAACACTCTGCCAGAAAAAGTCTTCAGCATTCTCACCATGCTCATTGGAG CACTAATGCATGCCGTTGTATTCGGTAACGTGACGGCTATTATCCAAAGAATGTACTCGCGACGTTCCATGTACCAGAGCAAGTGGCGCGACCTGAAAGACTTCCTCATAATCAATCAAGTGCCGAAGGAATTGAAACAACGCATGCAAGACTACTTCCAAACGATGTGGTCGCTCAACCACGGCATTGACATTCACGAG acgcTAAAGGAATTTCCTGAGGAGTTGAGAGGCGACGTTTCATTACATTTGCACCGAGAAATCTTATCGCTTCCAATTTTCGAGTCGGCATCCCAGGGCTGCTTGAAGTTACTGTCGCTGCATATTCGCAACAACTTTTGCGCTCCCGGGGAATACCTCGTTCACAAAGGGGACGCACTCACGTATATTTACTACATTTGCAACGGGTCGATGGAAGTCATGCAAAATGAAATGGTCGTTGCTATTCTCG GTAAGGGAGATTTGGTGGGCTGTgatatgaacacacatttgcaCGCATACAACTCGGGGCAGTCGCAGAATAACAATCAGGACTCGGTCATCGTAAAATCAAGCAGTGACGTAAAG GCGCTTACTTATTGTGATTTAAAATGTATCAATATGCACGGTCTGGCGGAAGTTTTGCGTTTATATCCTGAGTACCAACAAGAGTTTATTCAAGACATACACCACGACCTGACGTACAACCTGAGAGAGGGTTATGAAGCAGAGCAGGAGATGGACGGGAATGAACACCCATCGCTGACGCTGCCGTCAATATCGGAGGACGACGAAAATAACGCAGAAGAAAGCGTCTCCCCTAAAAAACCTACTACCATTGCCACAAACAGTCCTCGACATCTCAAGTTCag GCCGGAAAGCCAGCGTCTCACGCACAGAGAGCTGCGGGAGAGAATAGAAAGACAGCGATCCGTTGCAACGCCTAAAATTACGACAGCCGATTCATTGGAGGGATTAAATTTAGAAGTGTACAACACGCGGTCTTCTGTAGATAGACTCGACACACAGGTATCGAGCTTGCACCATGACGTCGCCACGCTCAGTATGGAG GTAAGGAATGCCATACAAGCATTGCAGGAAATGACGGCGGCGCCACCTGCCGGTTGGCACGCAGCCCATTCCAATCCAAATCTTCAGTGGAATACTCCGCCTAACCAGCTCGCCCGCAGTTGCAGTCATCCTCCTGATGTGTTCTGTTGGGATCAG CAGGAGCGACCTATTACGCCTGATCGTCCAAAAGTACACCGAAGCACGCAGACGGAGCCTTTCCTTCATTCTGTCACGCAGTATATCATAGAACATCCGGCAACGGTGATGCTGCTATTGGGTCTAGAGCCGATGACCAGCCTCGCGCCGGTGCTGCCGCCCGGGGTCGAATACTACGACACGAGGGGTCGCCGGCCAAGTACGCTGGAACAAATCATAGAGTCAGAGAACGGTAGTCAGACACCTTCAAGCACAGGAAGTGACAAGTTCGAACACAACAGAAGTCTCAGCGAAAGCGTCAAAGACCTTGACATACAGCCAGAGATCAAAAGACTGGATAGGCCGGAagtaaaaatttcaaatatgAAAAGAAATAGGTACTCCGCTAGTGATTTGTGCGAGGAGACCGAGCGGCTGCTGTCAAACAAGACGTCCCTCCCCAGCACGCGTAGCCTTAAGTTTAATATTAACACTTAA
- the LOC141428213 gene encoding voltage-gated delayed rectifier potassium channel KCNH8-like isoform X1 — protein MWLTECASARRGGMPVRKGLLAPQNTFLDTIATRFDGTHSNFVLGNAQVPAYPIVYCSDGFCDLTGWARAHIMQKGCACKFLHGVDTSAEHRAEIDAALDSKHELKLELIFYKKNGSPFWCLLDIVPIKNEKREVVLFLASFKDITNTKMAAMTTNEEFDSGAAVRPSAGVVTLALSPFVPAAALLGARFRAESSCLLPDPNGNLDPEAPSPANMGRRRSRAVLYQLSGHYKPEKTKSKIKLNNVSKNLLHSSDPPLPEYKTSAIKKSKFIISHYGVFKTFWDWLILIATFYVAVVVPYNASFVDEGHPRISVTSDVVVEALFIVDIVLNFRTTFVSKKGEVVSDSKLIALNYIRSWFVVDLLAALPFDLLYASDVYSGAESTHGNVHLVKLTRLLRLARLLQKMDRYSQYSALILTLLMLSFSLVAHWLACIWFIIAEKEIENHKNETWDLGWIHNLAERLKMPVPNISHSESYVTALYFTCSSLTSVGFGNVSANTLPEKVFSILTMLIGALMHAVVFGNVTAIIQRMYSRRSMYQSKWRDLKDFLIINQVPKELKQRMQDYFQTMWSLNHGIDIHETLKEFPEELRGDVSLHLHREILSLPIFESASQGCLKLLSLHIRNNFCAPGEYLVHKGDALTYIYYICNGSMEVMQNEMVVAILGKGDLVGCDMNTHLHAYNSGQSQNNNQDSVIVKSSSDVKALTYCDLKCINMHGLAEVLRLYPEYQQEFIQDIHHDLTYNLREGYEAEQEMDGNEHPSLTLPSISEDDENNAEESVSPKKPTTIATNSPRHLKFRPESQRLTHRELRERIERQRSVATPKITTADSLEGLNLEVYNTRSSVDRLDTQVSSLHHDVATLSMEVRNAIQALQEMTAAPPAGWHAAHSNPNLQWNTPPNQLARSCSHPPDVFCWDQQERPITPDRPKVHRSTQTEPFLHSVTQYIIEHPATVMLLLGLEPMTSLAPVLPPGVEYYDTRGRRPSTLEQIIESENGSQTPSSTGSDKFEHNRSLSESVKDLDIQPEIKRLDRPEVKISNMKRNRYSASDLCEETERLLSNKTSLPSTRSLKFNINT, from the exons GTGGCTGACCGAGTGCgcgagcgcgcggcgcgggGGGATGCCCGTGCGCAAGGGGCTGCTCGCGCCCCAAAACACCTTCCTCGACACCATCGCCACACGCTTCGATGGCACAC ACAGCAACTTCGTGTTGGGCAACGCGCAAGTCCCGGCTTACCCGATCGTGTACTGCTCGGACGGGTTCTGCGACCTCACGGGGTGGGCGCGCGCGCACATCATGCAGAAAGGCTGCGCTTGCAAGTTCCTCCACGGCGTCGACACTAGCGCCGAACATCGAGCTGAGATCGACGCCGCGCTCGATTCCAAACATGAACTCAAACTCGAACTCATCTTTTATAAGAAAAATG GTTCTCCCTTTTGGTGTTTGCTCGACATTGTCCCAATTAAGAATGAGAAACGCGAAGTGGTTTTATTCCTCGCTTCGTTCAAGGACATCACCAATACCAAGATGGCCGCCATGACCACTAATGAGGAATTCGACAGCG GAGCCGCGGTGCGGCCTTCGGCTGGCGTGGTCACTCTAGCGTTATCCCCATTTGTACCCGCAGCGGCACTCTTGGGCGCCCGGTTCCGAGCTGAATCTAGTTGCCTACTTCCAGACCCGAATGGCAATTTGGACCCGGAAGCGCCTTCGCCCGCCAACATGGGCAGGCGCCGGTCTAGAGCGGTACTTTATCAGCTTTCAGGACATTATAAACCGGAAAAAACGAAGAGTAAAATAAAACTCAACAATGTTAGTAAG AACCTTCTTCACTCATCCGACCCGCCGCTGCCGGAATACAAAACGTCGGCGATCAAAAAGTCAAAATTTATAATATCGCATTATGGTGTCTTCAAAACATTCTGGGATTGGTTGATCCTTATAGCCACTTTCTATGTCGCGGTCGTGGTGCCTTACAACGCCAGCTTCGTTGACGAAGGTCACCCCAGGATCAGCGTGACGAGTGACGTCGTGGTCGAAGCTTTATTTATTGTCG ATATAGTTCTTAATTTCCGAACAACGTTTGTAAGCAAAAAAGGAGAGGTTGTGTCGGATTCTAAGTTAATAGCCCTTAATTACATTAGATCGTGGTTCGTCGTGGATCTCCTTGCAGCGCTCCCGTTCGACCTACTTTATGCGTCCGACGTGTACAGCGGCGCG GAATCAACTCACGGGAACGTACATTTAGTGAAATTAACGCGGTTGCTCCGGCTGGCTCGGCTGCTGCAAAAGATGGACCGCTACTCGCAGTACTCGGCGCTCATATTGACGCTGTTAATGCTCTCTTTCTCGCTGGTAGCGCACTGGCTTGCCTGCATCTGGTTCATAATAGCGGAGAAAGAAATTGAAAATCACAAAAACGAGACCTGGGATTTAG GTTGGATACACAACTTAGCGGAGCGGCTTAAAATGCCGGTGCCGAACATTTCCCACAGCGAGAGCTATGTCACCGCGCTGTACTTCACCTGCTCCTCACTCACCAGTGTCGGCTTTGGCAACGTGTCTGCCAACACTCTGCCAGAAAAAGTCTTCAGCATTCTCACCATGCTCATTGGAG CACTAATGCATGCCGTTGTATTCGGTAACGTGACGGCTATTATCCAAAGAATGTACTCGCGACGTTCCATGTACCAGAGCAAGTGGCGCGACCTGAAAGACTTCCTCATAATCAATCAAGTGCCGAAGGAATTGAAACAACGCATGCAAGACTACTTCCAAACGATGTGGTCGCTCAACCACGGCATTGACATTCACGAG acgcTAAAGGAATTTCCTGAGGAGTTGAGAGGCGACGTTTCATTACATTTGCACCGAGAAATCTTATCGCTTCCAATTTTCGAGTCGGCATCCCAGGGCTGCTTGAAGTTACTGTCGCTGCATATTCGCAACAACTTTTGCGCTCCCGGGGAATACCTCGTTCACAAAGGGGACGCACTCACGTATATTTACTACATTTGCAACGGGTCGATGGAAGTCATGCAAAATGAAATGGTCGTTGCTATTCTCG GTAAGGGAGATTTGGTGGGCTGTgatatgaacacacatttgcaCGCATACAACTCGGGGCAGTCGCAGAATAACAATCAGGACTCGGTCATCGTAAAATCAAGCAGTGACGTAAAG GCGCTTACTTATTGTGATTTAAAATGTATCAATATGCACGGTCTGGCGGAAGTTTTGCGTTTATATCCTGAGTACCAACAAGAGTTTATTCAAGACATACACCACGACCTGACGTACAACCTGAGAGAGGGTTATGAAGCAGAGCAGGAGATGGACGGGAATGAACACCCATCGCTGACGCTGCCGTCAATATCGGAGGACGACGAAAATAACGCAGAAGAAAGCGTCTCCCCTAAAAAACCTACTACCATTGCCACAAACAGTCCTCGACATCTCAAGTTCag GCCGGAAAGCCAGCGTCTCACGCACAGAGAGCTGCGGGAGAGAATAGAAAGACAGCGATCCGTTGCAACGCCTAAAATTACGACAGCCGATTCATTGGAGGGATTAAATTTAGAAGTGTACAACACGCGGTCTTCTGTAGATAGACTCGACACACAGGTATCGAGCTTGCACCATGACGTCGCCACGCTCAGTATGGAG GTAAGGAATGCCATACAAGCATTGCAGGAAATGACGGCGGCGCCACCTGCCGGTTGGCACGCAGCCCATTCCAATCCAAATCTTCAGTGGAATACTCCGCCTAACCAGCTCGCCCGCAGTTGCAGTCATCCTCCTGATGTGTTCTGTTGGGATCAG CAGGAGCGACCTATTACGCCTGATCGTCCAAAAGTACACCGAAGCACGCAGACGGAGCCTTTCCTTCATTCTGTCACGCAGTATATCATAGAACATCCGGCAACGGTGATGCTGCTATTGGGTCTAGAGCCGATGACCAGCCTCGCGCCGGTGCTGCCGCCCGGGGTCGAATACTACGACACGAGGGGTCGCCGGCCAAGTACGCTGGAACAAATCATAGAGTCAGAGAACGGTAGTCAGACACCTTCAAGCACAGGAAGTGACAAGTTCGAACACAACAGAAGTCTCAGCGAAAGCGTCAAAGACCTTGACATACAGCCAGAGATCAAAAGACTGGATAGGCCGGAagtaaaaatttcaaatatgAAAAGAAATAGGTACTCCGCTAGTGATTTGTGCGAGGAGACCGAGCGGCTGCTGTCAAACAAGACGTCCCTCCCCAGCACGCGTAGCCTTAAGTTTAATATTAACACTTAA